GTTCAACTAAAAATAGACAGATCTCAGCAGACAAGTTGTACTGGGGACTGGACCACGATGAACACTCCACAAATAGAAATGGCGGACAAGGAACAGCAGACATACTTCAGTGAATCAGACATGGCATTTGGTTACAAGCCTGGTGGTTCTTTCACAAAGTCAAAGGAAGGTGCCCAGAAACGTAAGTCCTCAGGGAAGATTTTTGGTAGTGAACATCCTGAATTTCAAGCAGGAACAAGTAGCAAAGAGGAAATCATGCAGAAAGGTCTCCACAAAGCTTCAATTAGTGAGCCAACTCCAGTATTCTTTTCAGAACATGAACCAAGGAGTGAGGTACTGCTAACTGCTTTggaaaatggtccttttgttaaAGAAGATGAATCTGTTGAAACAAAACTTCCCTCAGATGTCAAAGTCTTGTCTGAAGTACAGCCTTTGGATGCAGAAGAAACCCCTGCTGAAGGCCCGTCACCAACAATTGAAGACACTTCTGTTGGAAAACAGCCCACAGCTATTGAAGAAGTCCCTGTTGAAGCACAGGCTCAAGTAGCTGGAAAGACTCCTACAGATGAGGCCCCAGACGAACCTCATTCTCCATCAGCTGATGAAGCCACTGTAGAAATACAACCTCCACTGGCTGAAGAGGCGACTTCAGAAGGGGCTGCTGCAAAACTAGAACCTGTTGCTATGAAAGAGACGTCTGTTGAACCTCAGGCTCCACCAGTCGAGGAAGTTAAGGCAGATGAAACTCCTACTAAAGTAGTATCTTCCAAAGCTGAAGGGAGTTCTGTGGAAGAGATTGCCCTTACTGAAGAGGCACCTGTGGAAGAACTGTCTCCACCACGTAAGGATGCTTCTGAAGCAGAGGCTGCTGCTACAGAACAGCCCACCCCTGCCGAAGACACTCTCGTTGAACATCAGCTTTCACACAGTGAGAAGGgcactggtgaagaacagcttcctGAAGAGTCAACTGAAGAGGCCTCCGAAGGAGAGGCATCTTCTAAAGTTCAGGCTCCACCAGACAAAGGGACACCTTTAGAAGAGATTGCAGCTGAGCTTCACCCTCTACTAGATGAAGGACCTCCTACAGAAGAGGCCCCTGCTGAAGTTCAATCGCCACCCCCTGAAGTCCAAATAGAAGAACCCCCTGCTGAAGTTCAATCTTCACCACATGAGGTCCAAATAGAAGACTGTCCTGCTGAAGTTCAGTCTCCACCACCTGAGGTCCATATAGAAGAACCCCCTGCTGAAATTCAATCTTCCCTAGAGGAGGAGGCCCCTGCACAAGAATTCCCTGCTGAAGTTCAATCTCCACTAGCAGAGGAGGCTCCTGCACAAGAATTCCCTGCTGAAGTTCAATCTCCACTAGCGGAGGAGGCTCCCACAAAAGAACTCCCTGCTGAAGTTCAATCTCCACCACCTGAGGTCCAAATAGAAGAACCCCCTGCTGAAGTTCAGTCTCCACCACCTGAGGTCCATATAGAAGAACTCCCTGCTGAAGTTCAGTCTCCACCATCTGACATCCATATAGAAGAACCCCCTGCTGAAGTTCAGTCTCCACCATCTGAGGTCCATATAGAAGAACCCCCTGCTGAAGTTCAATCTCCACCATCTGAGGTCCATATAGAAGAACCCCCTGCTGAAGTTCAGTCTCCACCATCTGAGGTCCACATAGAAGAACCCCCTGCTGAAGTTCAGTCTCCACCATCTGAGGTCCATATAGAAGAACTCCCTGCTGAAGTTCAATCTCCACCACCTGAGGTCCATATAGA
This genomic stretch from Tenrec ecaudatus isolate mTenEca1 chromosome 14, mTenEca1.hap1, whole genome shotgun sequence harbors:
- the FSCB gene encoding fibrous sheath CABYR-binding protein, which produces MEESDEHDQPISAGRQEIRKRRRPSQPMVDKSQQTEMTEKKKHTATPQSSGPKATHRLGSIPGNKVNYPAKEYESRRVSSQLQQTWTKRKRGQEMIDKYLQTDDIVEENKEVKSVGETVVPEEKPANVGEAAPELLERAREVEISPRKQSVQLKIDRSQQTSCTGDWTTMNTPQIEMADKEQQTYFSESDMAFGYKPGGSFTKSKEGAQKRKSSGKIFGSEHPEFQAGTSSKEEIMQKGLHKASISEPTPVFFSEHEPRSEVLLTALENGPFVKEDESVETKLPSDVKVLSEVQPLDAEETPAEGPSPTIEDTSVGKQPTAIEEVPVEAQAQVAGKTPTDEAPDEPHSPSADEATVEIQPPLAEEATSEGAAAKLEPVAMKETSVEPQAPPVEEVKADETPTKVVSSKAEGSSVEEIALTEEAPVEELSPPRKDASEAEAAATEQPTPAEDTLVEHQLSHSEKGTGEEQLPEESTEEASEGEASSKVQAPPDKGTPLEEIAAELHPLLDEGPPTEEAPAEVQSPPPEVQIEEPPAEVQSSPHEVQIEDCPAEVQSPPPEVHIEEPPAEIQSSLEEEAPAQEFPAEVQSPLAEEAPAQEFPAEVQSPLAEEAPTKELPAEVQSPPPEVQIEEPPAEVQSPPPEVHIEELPAEVQSPPSDIHIEEPPAEVQSPPSEVHIEEPPAEVQSPPSEVHIEEPPAEVQSPPSEVHIEEPPAEVQSPPSEVHIEELPAEVQSPPPEVHIEELPAEVQSPPPEVQIEEPPAEVQSPPAEEAPAEELPTEPQSPSAEEAPIKEVPSEVQPLPAEEITAEDAPAESQPPLGEEVPVKESSHEIQVSPAVENSIEETSGEIQPPSAQVADDAEAQSPPAEKAPEDEATELQSPPAEKASADKVPAEVLPLPAEKAPEDEAIEVQSPPAEEASADRVLAEVQSPPAETSFAEEVSAEVQAPLVEKDSAKEIPSDVHPLPAAEVPVENNPAGLEPLPVEEVTSLENTPTDK